TTTCCCGCCCCTTGAAAATTAGGGTCCTGGTGGGCCATTTAATGACATTCCCCTGCTTGTTGTAGCAACTTTAACACAGTTTCTAGATGCTGCATTGATTTTAATCGTATTGTTTTTGTTCCTTCAAATTATAGTACCGTGCAATGAAATGCAGCGTGAGAAGTAACAGCAGCAATACGGTTAAAATGAACATGAGCATTTGATGTGACGAATGTGCTGTCTCCACACAtcggaaggtggcggactctccttcctgggaggctTTTACaggcagaggttggagggccacctgtcagagatgcttgagttgtgactcctgcattgcagggggtgggactagatgaccctcagggtcccttccaaccctaccatTCCGTGGTTCTGTGATCCACAGAAGCATTGCAGGCAACCTGAGCGAAGTTCACAAGGCCACCGTGccctagactacaattcccaccggCTGCTGTCATCGTCCcctctggaggacaccatgtttgGGAAGGGTGGTTTAGACAGTGCCCAACTAGATGACCTGAGGAACTGGCCTTGCCTAAGGCGGGGCCTTGTCCTTCTTTGGGATGCTGCAGAgacagctgaagaatccagggagtctccctcccTGTCTTGTGGCAAGCTCCCCTCTCTCCTGGTCTCCAAGAACGTGGAGAATAATGAGGGGTGAGGGGAGCAGACCGTTTGAGATGGCTTGGGAGAGGAGCAGAAAGAATTCACGTCACTGGCATTGGAtattttcttcctgcttctgactccccccctccccaacacttGCATTCCCGCAGGGCTCCAGGGAGGCTCAGTGGCCAGAGCCCTGCTGGACGATGGCACCTTCCAGGTGCGTGCTGTCACCCGCAACCCGCAGCAGAAGGCTGCCCAGGAGCTGGAGAAGAAGGGCGCTGACGTGGTGAAGGCAGACCTAGAGGACGTGCCAAGCCTGGAGAAAGCCCTGCGAGGGGCGTACGGAGTCTTCCTCGTGACCGATTTCTGGGATCATCTCAGCAAAGAGCGGGAAGTTGCCCAGGTGCATACGAGGCTAAGCTCAAAGATGGGGCAACCCGTTGTGCAGTGTGAGGGGTGCCCAACaggcacaggggggggggaattctcttTCAGAACTGGCTGCTGAGGCTGCATCTGCAGCAGTTTGATACGCTATTAAGAGCATCACATGCCAATAATAAGCCTGCTAACCAATCAGCAGCAAAGTCTGATCTTGGAGCACAGTTGTGACCTGCTGACAGGATCTCACTCCTGCCAGCAACCcccctgcagcattctgcaccaactgtgGCTTCCAGATCAGCCGCAAAGAAATCTTCACACGGCATGGATTGCAGcaaatccagtcttgaagtaaccaacACACGAACTCCGGTGGCTAAACTATCCTGGTCTCGGAATGGTCACAGCTGTTGCACCAGCCAATGTTGGCCACAGCTACTCCTCGCCCCAAGGCCACCAGGGTGACAGCTGTACATTAAGCTGCTGCTGAAGGCAGAGGACCAGGCCAGGGGGCAGCTCCGGTGGCCCACAGGGGCCTCCGCAACCCACGGCCCCCCAAGCCACCCGCTGGCAAAGTTCTCTCACTGCTGCAGGGAGCGCAGGCAAGAACAATTGCCTGCCTGGGAGGGAGCCACCTTCTTCCTTGAGGGATAAATTTGGGGAAGACCAGTAATTCCTGCCTCTCATTCAGTGTCTGGTTTTGCACTCAGGGGAAGCGCGTGGCAGACTTAGCCAAGCGACTGGCCTTGGGCTACGTGGTTTACAGCGGCCTCGAGAACGTGAAGAAACTAACTGAGGGGCAGCTGGAGGTGCCACACTTTGACGGCAAAGGCGAGGTGGAGGAATACTTTCGGGCTGTCGGGGTGCCCATGACCAGCCTTCGGCTGCCCTGCTACTTTGAAAACTTCATCACTGTCTTCCGACCCCGGAAAGCCCCAGATGGAGACAGCTACGAACTAGGTGACAGCATCCCTCCTTCTGCCCTTAAGAGATGCCTCACCTGCTGCCCAGATTGACAGGGGGTCTGATGCCACTGGCATGCCTCTCTCTTGCGGAGGAGGGAAGGGCAGGGGGCCCTCAAGCCTCACCTTGGGCAGCAAAAAAGATGGGAAGGTGTTTTCCTTCGTCTGCCACTGCCCTCCTCACCCCATTCCAAAGGGTTAACTGGACAcactttcatattttattttcatatattaaatgtgtatactgtaCCGCCCtttacccatagatctcagggcagcacACAGCAGCATGGGtacagccaggatttatgttaggaggggcaggcttcatgttgggggggggcaggcttcagTTAagttttattattgatttatttgatcGGGGTGGCACTTGTCCCCCTTGGCTACGCACATGCACAGCAGAGGGAAGTGCCTGCAGGATAGCTAGCACAGATCTCCTTCCACAAGCCTCCCAAGACATTTGGGGAACTGGttgaattttattattgtttactATGGAGCTTTGTATTCTTGGTGCCCCTTGTGGCTCTGTTGGTTTCAGTCCTAGGTTTGTGTTTCTGTCTATCTTGCAAGTCCCATGTGCCACACCTTTTGCTCTCTCGTTTCTTAAAGCGGTACCTTCCCTTTACCTGTCTACTTTGCTTCTTGCAAATACCCAGATAACCAGCTTTATAATTTCTTCTTGTGAATGTAACATCCCATGACaaccttggtttggtttttaggTGTTTGTCTCATGAAGCTCC
The sequence above is drawn from the Lacerta agilis isolate rLacAgi1 chromosome 13, rLacAgi1.pri, whole genome shotgun sequence genome and encodes:
- the NMRAL1 gene encoding nmrA-like family domain-containing protein 1; the protein is MAEKKRVVVFGATGLQGGSVARALLDDGTFQVRAVTRNPQQKAAQELEKKGADVVKADLEDVPSLEKALRGAYGVFLVTDFWDHLSKEREVAQGKRVADLAKRLALGYVVYSGLENVKKLTEGQLEVPHFDGKGEVEEYFRAVGVPMTSLRLPCYFENFITVFRPRKAPDGDSYELAIPMGEVPMDGMAVADLGPVVVRLMKEPEKYIGQDIGLSSCKHTVAEYAALIEKYTGKPVRDAKMSLESYEKLDFPGAQELANMFRFNTLGPVRDPALTLKLNPKARAFEEWVAEEKAAFKDL